From the Chitinivibrionia bacterium genome, the window ATTATTTTCCAATATATTTAGCAAACTCATAGCTGTCTCATTTCGTTTCGTCGGCTTCGATTTTTCCGTCGCGAATTTTTATCAGTCGCCGCGCATAATCCATAACCATAGAGTCGTGCGTCGAAAAAACAAAGGTTGTTCCCTCGGATTTGTTGAGCGAAACCATCAATTCAAGAATTTCCTGTCCGATAGTGGAATCCAAGTTCGCAGTGGGCTCGTCCGCCAAAATAAGCGCGGGTTTTTTGATGAGCGCACGGGCAATTGCAACTCGCTGTTGCTGTCCGCCCGACATTTCTTTTGGGCGGCGTTTTGCCATATCCGCAAGCCCGACATCTTCCAAAACTTTCGTTGTTCTGCTCTTAATTTCCTTTTTATCGACCCCCAATAAAGTCAGCGGAAACGAAATGTTTTCTTCGACCGACAGCACGGGAATAAGATTATACGCCTGAAAAATAAAGCCGATTTTGTTTCGCCGAAGCAACGCCAACTGCTTTTTCGACATTTTCCCCGTATTAATGTCGTCGATTATCATTTCGCCGCTCGTTATGGTATCCAAACACCCCGCCAAATGCAAAAAAGTGGACTTCCCGCTCCCCGACGGTCCCGCAATAGCGGCAAATTCCCCGCTTTCAAATTCCAAATCCACCCCGCGCAAGGCGTGCACCACGTGCTTATCTAAAGCATAGTCCTTGACCAAATTCTGCGCTTTGATTACAGGCATATTTTTCTCCTTTTAATCTTTCCAAGGGTTGAAAATTTTCAGGTTGGGAATACCTTCAAAATCTTTAACATTGCGAGTTGCGATTGTCATATTGCGAGTAAGTGCGGCAGCGGCAATTAAAGAGTCCTGTATCGG encodes:
- a CDS encoding ABC transporter ATP-binding protein, producing the protein MPVIKAQNLVKDYALDKHVVHALRGVDLEFESGEFAAIAGPSGSGKSTFLHLAGCLDTITSGEMIIDDINTGKMSKKQLALLRRNKIGFIFQAYNLIPVLSVEENISFPLTLLGVDKKEIKSRTTKVLEDVGLADMAKRRPKEMSGGQQQRVAIARALIKKPALILADEPTANLDSTIGQEILELMVSLNKSEGTTFVFSTHDSMVMDYARRLIKIRDGKIEADETK